One segment of Paraburkholderia bonniea DNA contains the following:
- a CDS encoding prepilin peptidase, whose translation MPIHFQLLFAGVIGLVIGSFLNVVVHRVPIMLERAWRAEISELTSEPAADIPPPARYNLWQPRSACPHCAHTLKVWENIPLLSYVLLRGRCSHCQAHISPRYPLLELASALCAIGALVTFGPTGMALAAFGLCAALLAMSAIDIDTHLLPDSMTLPLLWAGLIVNFNGAFTSLHDAVSGAIAGYLVLWSVHWIFRLVRGVEGMGYGDFKLLAALGAWLGWTALPQIVLIAAVAGAATGLAATWIGRMRFEEPLPFGPFLAAGGAITLFLGSPFYLALGG comes from the coding sequence CTGCCCATTCATTTCCAGCTCCTCTTTGCCGGGGTCATCGGCCTGGTAATAGGCAGCTTTTTAAACGTTGTCGTACATCGCGTGCCCATCATGCTGGAACGCGCCTGGCGCGCCGAAATCAGCGAACTGACCAGCGAACCCGCCGCCGACATCCCCCCTCCTGCGCGCTACAACCTGTGGCAGCCGCGCAGCGCCTGCCCGCATTGCGCTCACACGCTCAAAGTCTGGGAAAACATCCCGCTGCTCAGTTACGTACTGCTCCGTGGACGCTGCTCCCACTGCCAGGCCCACATTAGCCCACGCTACCCGCTGCTTGAACTCGCTAGCGCCTTGTGCGCCATTGGTGCACTCGTGACATTCGGCCCGACCGGCATGGCGCTAGCGGCGTTTGGTCTGTGCGCTGCATTACTGGCGATGAGCGCTATCGACATTGATACCCATCTGCTCCCAGATTCGATGACCTTGCCCTTGCTCTGGGCTGGACTGATCGTCAACTTCAACGGCGCGTTCACCTCGCTGCACGATGCCGTCTCAGGTGCAATCGCGGGCTATCTGGTGCTGTGGAGTGTTCACTGGATTTTCCGGCTCGTGCGTGGCGTCGAAGGCATGGGCTATGGCGATTTCAAACTGCTAGCCGCATTAGGTGCCTGGCTGGGCTGGACAGCATTGCCGCAAATCGTGCTCATCGCCGCCGTGGCAGGTGCCGCAACAGGGCTTGCTGCAACGTGGATTGGGCGGATGCGCTTTGAAGAACCCCTGCCCTTCGGCCCCTTTCTCGCAGCAGGCGGCGCTATCACGCTATTTCTGGGCAGTCCGTTTTATCTCGCGCTGGGAGGCTGA
- a CDS encoding type II secretion system F family protein, whose amino-acid sequence MNTALPTGTHEFRFTWRGVDATGTSQHGALIAPDAVTAHASLKRNGLVITELTVRGPAPPAKARPAEVTRFTRQLAGLLRAGLPLAPALALLARAAGSDGMPRIARTLARDISAGLHFSAALARHPSMFGPLYCQLAAVGEASGALPTVLARIADDRERSAAQRAKVRTALTYPVAILLLAIAITTALLVWVVPTFKQIFDGFGAPLPAPTLLVLALSAAAARWSLPVAGLCVVGLAAFAHLLRRSAAARLRFSHLCLTLPLAGSLLTTLCATRWSRALGTLLSAGTPLADALDSLTQATGNAFFDRATHEIAARLRRGERLAAAMQAVKCFPAEIVQPIAVAEESGALDTMLLDVATLGERQVEEKTGALTGLCEPLVIVVLGLLVGGLVIAMYLPIIQLGNVV is encoded by the coding sequence ATGAACACCGCACTGCCCACTGGCACGCACGAGTTTCGCTTCACCTGGCGCGGTGTCGATGCCACTGGCACGAGCCAGCACGGTGCGCTGATCGCACCGGATGCCGTGACGGCTCATGCATCGCTCAAACGCAACGGGCTAGTCATCACCGAGCTCACTGTCCGTGGCCCAGCGCCTCCGGCCAAAGCCCGTCCGGCCGAAGTCACCCGCTTTACCCGTCAGCTTGCGGGACTGCTTCGCGCAGGCTTGCCGCTAGCGCCAGCGCTTGCCCTGCTCGCGCGTGCGGCAGGCTCTGATGGCATGCCTCGTATCGCCCGGACGCTGGCGCGCGATATCAGCGCCGGATTGCATTTTTCCGCCGCCCTAGCACGTCACCCATCAATGTTTGGCCCACTGTATTGTCAGCTCGCTGCAGTCGGAGAAGCCTCAGGAGCGCTGCCCACGGTGCTAGCCAGGATAGCTGACGACCGCGAACGGAGTGCTGCCCAACGAGCCAAAGTCCGGACGGCACTCACCTATCCCGTAGCAATCCTGTTGCTGGCCATTGCCATCACCACAGCGCTACTGGTGTGGGTCGTACCGACGTTCAAACAGATCTTCGATGGCTTCGGCGCGCCATTACCTGCGCCAACGCTACTGGTGCTGGCACTGTCTGCCGCAGCCGCGCGCTGGAGCCTGCCAGTAGCCGGGCTCTGCGTTGTCGGCCTGGCGGCCTTCGCGCATTTGCTACGGCGCTCGGCGGCTGCACGTCTGAGGTTCTCGCACCTGTGCCTTACGCTGCCGCTGGCAGGCTCATTACTCACCACGTTGTGTGCGACCCGCTGGAGCCGGGCACTCGGCACGCTTCTCAGTGCAGGTACGCCGCTAGCAGACGCACTCGACTCCTTGACACAGGCCACCGGCAACGCGTTTTTCGACCGTGCGACGCATGAAATCGCCGCACGTTTGCGCCGTGGCGAACGATTAGCCGCGGCGATGCAGGCGGTCAAATGTTTTCCCGCTGAGATCGTGCAGCCCATCGCCGTAGCTGAAGAATCCGGTGCGCTCGATACGATGTTGCTTGACGTCGCAACCCTCGGCGAGCGGCAAGTCGAAGAAAAGACCGGCGCCCTAACCGGCCTGTGCGAGCCTCTGGTGATTGTGGTGCTAGGCCTGCTCGTCGGCGGGCTGGTCATCGCTATGTATCTGCCCATCATTCAGCTTGGAAACGTGGTGTAG